In the Streptomyces sp. 840.1 genome, one interval contains:
- a CDS encoding NAD(P)/FAD-dependent oxidoreductase translates to MIDVLVAGGGPAGLAAAIRAARLGLETVVVEPRASPIDKACGEGIMPSGVAALHALGVEVSGHRLRGIRYVEGARSAAAVFRGRTGLGVRRTELHAALHGRAVELGVRIVPGKVAGVRQSEDRVSAGGLTARWLVAADGLHSPLRRELGLDGPGSAVRRYGQRRHYRIAPWTEFVEVHWSRRGEAYVTPLGEGLVGVAVLSRERRSYEEHLTAFPRLAALLAGRDAGAVRGAGPLRRRALDRRAGRVLLVGDAAGYVDALTGEGVALALATAAAAVDCLAAGRPQDYPARWRKLTRRHRCLTEGLLAVARHPATARLIVPAAYRAPAVFGAAVHALQ, encoded by the coding sequence GTGATCGACGTGCTGGTGGCGGGCGGCGGCCCGGCGGGGCTGGCGGCGGCGATCCGGGCGGCCCGGCTCGGCCTGGAGACGGTCGTCGTCGAACCCCGCGCCTCGCCCATCGACAAGGCCTGCGGCGAGGGCATCATGCCCAGCGGAGTCGCCGCGCTGCACGCCCTCGGCGTCGAGGTGTCCGGGCACCGGCTCCGCGGCATCCGGTACGTGGAGGGGGCGCGCAGCGCGGCAGCGGTGTTCCGGGGGCGGACGGGGCTCGGGGTACGGCGGACCGAGCTGCACGCCGCCCTGCACGGCCGGGCGGTGGAGCTCGGTGTCCGGATCGTGCCGGGCAAGGTCGCTGGCGTACGGCAGAGCGAGGACCGGGTCAGCGCGGGCGGACTGACGGCCCGTTGGCTGGTCGCGGCCGACGGGCTGCACTCGCCGCTCCGCCGCGAGCTGGGCCTGGACGGGCCGGGCTCGGCGGTGCGCAGGTACGGGCAGCGCCGGCACTACCGGATCGCCCCGTGGACGGAGTTCGTGGAGGTCCACTGGTCCCGGCGCGGCGAGGCGTACGTGACGCCGCTCGGGGAGGGCCTGGTGGGTGTGGCCGTGCTCAGCCGGGAGCGGCGCTCCTACGAGGAGCACCTGACGGCGTTCCCCCGGCTGGCCGCCCTGCTCGCCGGCCGGGACGCGGGAGCCGTGCGCGGCGCCGGGCCGCTGCGCCGGCGGGCGCTGGACCGGCGGGCCGGGCGCGTCCTGCTGGTCGGTGACGCGGCGGGCTATGTGGACGCGCTGACGGGCGAAGGGGTGGCGCTGGCCCTGGCGACGGCCGCGGCCGCGGTGGACTGCCTGGCCGCCGGCCGGCCGCAGGACTACCCGGCACGGTGGCGCAAGCTGACGAGGCGTCATCGATGCCTCACCGAGGGGCTGCTGGCGGTCGCCCGGCAT
- a CDS encoding isoprenylcysteine carboxyl methyltransferase family protein → MIWYTALVLAVAGERLAELFVALRNTRWALARGGAETGRGHYPAMVALHTALLLGCLAEVRLADRPFVPLFGWAMVAVVAAAQGLRWWCVRTLGHRWNTRVIVVPGLPLVTGGPYGLLRHPNYVAVAAEGLALPLVHGAWLTAALFTVLNAALMTVRVRCEEAALTATTAADVPA, encoded by the coding sequence ACTCTTCGTCGCGCTCCGCAACACCCGCTGGGCGCTGGCCAGGGGCGGGGCCGAGACCGGCCGCGGCCACTACCCGGCGATGGTCGCGCTGCACACGGCCCTGCTGCTGGGCTGTCTCGCGGAGGTCCGGCTGGCGGACCGGCCGTTCGTGCCGCTGTTCGGCTGGGCGATGGTGGCGGTGGTGGCGGCGGCTCAGGGCCTGCGCTGGTGGTGCGTCCGTACGCTCGGACACCGGTGGAACACCCGCGTGATCGTCGTTCCGGGGCTGCCGCTGGTGACCGGCGGGCCGTACGGGCTGCTGCGTCACCCGAACTACGTCGCCGTCGCCGCCGAGGGGCTCGCGCTGCCGCTCGTCCACGGCGCGTGGCTGACCGCGGCCCTCTTCACGGTGCTGAACGCGGCGCTCATGACCGTACGCGTCCGGTGCGAGGAGGCGGCGCTGACCGCGACGACGGCGGCGGACGTGCCGGCGTGA